A single window of Gimesia chilikensis DNA harbors:
- a CDS encoding mandelate racemase/muconate lactonizing enzyme family protein has translation MKIEQIVCQILRSGSVTNKTASCQDSVLVRIKTDNGLEGIGEADSSPEVVKAIIDAPYSHNVACGLRELLIGENPLETERLWQKMYRHTMYFGRTGVTITAMAAIDMALWDLKGKHFGEPIHRLLGGAHHSEFRAYASILFGKDGQETCDIAQRWIENGYTAVKFGWEPMGESEALDIELVAGAREGMGDGTLLIDAGCVWDARTALQRANAFADYNIGWLEEPLFPHDVAGYAWLKDRSPVPIAAGEEECGRESFGPYIEQRALDVYQIDLARNGFTEASYLKQRISDIGARPCNHCYTSPITVAASLHWLATCKDAFIFEDCVEDEPIRNELTYEKVQAENGIIQVPDQPGLGVTLNEEFVAAHIVSESK, from the coding sequence ATGAAAATTGAACAAATCGTCTGCCAGATCCTCCGCTCAGGTTCCGTCACCAACAAAACAGCCAGTTGTCAGGATTCGGTTCTGGTCCGCATCAAAACCGACAACGGCCTGGAAGGGATCGGCGAAGCAGACTCCTCCCCCGAAGTGGTCAAAGCCATCATCGACGCCCCTTACAGCCACAACGTGGCCTGCGGATTAAGAGAGCTCCTGATCGGCGAAAACCCGCTGGAAACAGAGCGCCTCTGGCAGAAAATGTATCGCCATACCATGTACTTCGGCCGCACCGGCGTCACCATCACCGCGATGGCCGCGATTGACATGGCCCTCTGGGACCTCAAAGGTAAACACTTCGGTGAACCGATCCATCGCCTGCTCGGCGGCGCCCATCACAGTGAATTCCGCGCCTACGCTTCAATCCTGTTCGGCAAAGATGGCCAGGAAACCTGCGACATCGCCCAGCGTTGGATCGAAAACGGGTATACCGCAGTCAAGTTCGGCTGGGAACCGATGGGAGAGTCGGAAGCACTCGACATCGAACTGGTGGCGGGAGCCCGCGAAGGTATGGGAGACGGCACGCTGCTCATCGACGCCGGCTGTGTCTGGGATGCCAGAACCGCACTGCAACGGGCCAACGCCTTCGCCGATTACAATATCGGCTGGCTTGAAGAACCGCTCTTCCCTCACGATGTCGCCGGGTATGCCTGGCTCAAAGATCGCTCCCCCGTCCCCATCGCTGCCGGCGAAGAAGAATGCGGACGCGAATCCTTCGGCCCCTACATTGAACAGCGGGCCCTCGATGTCTACCAGATCGACCTCGCTCGCAACGGCTTCACCGAGGCCTCCTATCTGAAACAGCGGATTTCCGACATTGGTGCCCGTCCCTGCAATCACTGTTACACCAGCCCCATCACTGTCGCTGCCTCGCTGCACTGGCTGGCCACCTGCAAAGATGCCTTCATCTTTGAAGACTGCGTCGAAGACGAACCGATCCGCAACGAACTGACCTACGAAAAAGTCCAGGCCGAAAACGGCATCATTCAGGTTCCCGATCAACCGGGGCTTGGCGTCACGCTCAATGAAGAATTCGTTGCCGCTCATATTGTTTCAGAATCGAAATAG
- a CDS encoding DUF1501 domain-containing protein — protein MHQFSHNPFLTRREMLTRSGMGMGMLALAGLTSQENLQAAKQTASVTRHHPARAKQVVHLFMNGGPSHVDTFDPKPLLKKFHGKPLPNPNLPTERKTAGALGSPFQFHKFGESGIEVSELFQKTAAHIDDMCVIRSMHSDIPNHEPSLLLMNCGDNALPRPSFGSWVNYGLGTLNENLPGFVVLCPNGFPVVGPKNWRSAFLPGSFQGTHLDTKETDVTRLIENINNPQTPERQRRQLNLLQQFNQRHLAERGHDPLLEARIQSFELAYRMQFAASDVLDLSKEPKHIHEMYGDGLQGRQLLMTRRLLEQGVRFIQVWHSGGQEWDHHSGIEKNLKRLCGQWDQPIAAFLQDLKQRGMLDSTLVLWGGEFGRTPVAELPAMNGRDHNHYGFSMWMAGGGVRGGHVHGATDETGFAAAENKVHVHDLHATMLHLLGIDHERLTYRYAGRDFRLTDVHGRVVKEIIS, from the coding sequence ATGCACCAGTTCAGCCACAACCCGTTTCTGACACGACGCGAAATGCTGACCCGCTCCGGCATGGGGATGGGCATGCTCGCCCTCGCTGGTCTGACCTCACAGGAAAACCTGCAGGCAGCAAAACAGACCGCCTCCGTCACGCGTCATCATCCCGCCCGGGCCAAGCAGGTCGTGCATCTGTTTATGAACGGCGGCCCCTCACACGTCGATACCTTCGATCCTAAGCCACTCCTGAAGAAATTTCACGGCAAACCACTGCCCAACCCCAATCTACCCACGGAACGCAAAACCGCCGGCGCACTGGGTTCTCCCTTCCAGTTTCATAAATTTGGTGAATCCGGCATCGAAGTCAGTGAACTGTTCCAGAAAACAGCCGCCCATATCGACGACATGTGCGTCATCCGTTCCATGCACTCTGATATTCCCAATCATGAGCCTTCACTGTTACTCATGAACTGTGGCGATAACGCCCTGCCCCGCCCCAGTTTTGGCTCCTGGGTGAATTATGGTCTGGGAACACTCAATGAAAACCTGCCCGGCTTCGTCGTGCTTTGCCCCAACGGCTTTCCTGTCGTCGGTCCAAAAAACTGGCGATCCGCTTTTCTGCCCGGCTCATTTCAGGGAACTCACCTGGACACCAAAGAGACCGACGTAACCCGCCTGATTGAAAACATCAACAACCCACAGACACCGGAACGCCAGCGACGTCAGCTCAATCTGCTACAGCAGTTCAACCAGCGGCACCTCGCAGAGCGCGGACACGATCCCCTGCTCGAAGCCCGCATCCAATCCTTCGAACTGGCTTATCGCATGCAGTTCGCTGCTTCCGATGTGCTTGACCTCTCCAAAGAACCGAAGCACATTCACGAAATGTACGGCGACGGTCTCCAGGGCCGCCAGTTACTGATGACACGCCGCCTGCTCGAACAGGGAGTCCGTTTCATCCAGGTCTGGCACAGTGGCGGACAGGAATGGGATCATCACAGTGGAATTGAAAAGAATCTGAAACGCCTCTGCGGGCAGTGGGACCAGCCCATCGCCGCATTCCTGCAGGATCTCAAGCAGCGGGGCATGCTCGATTCCACACTCGTGCTCTGGGGAGGCGAATTCGGCCGTACCCCGGTCGCGGAGCTCCCCGCGATGAATGGACGCGATCACAATCATTACGGTTTCAGCATGTGGATGGCCGGCGGTGGCGTCCGAGGAGGACACGTACATGGCGCTACCGATGAAACCGGCTTCGCGGCTGCAGAAAACAAAGTTCACGTGCACGACCTGCACGCCACCATGCTGCATTTGCTTGGTATCGATCACGAACGGCTCACCTACCGTTACGCAGGTCGCGACTTTCGTCTGACCGATGTTCACGGACGCGTCGTCAAAGAAATTATCTCATAA